In the Pogona vitticeps strain Pit_001003342236 chromosome 2, PviZW2.1, whole genome shotgun sequence genome, TCCAATTAGCTATTAATTaaagtttatgccaaatgaaacttgttAGGCTCCATGGTGCCATAAGACAATTTGTTGAATATTGGTACCATAACTAACAGGCCCTGACAAGAATTCCCAAATTCAAGGGCTGGTATTTAACTTTACCTATACTGTAAACCTAAGGCTAGAATAAGAGTGGAAAGCAGGGAAGGAGACAATAGCTGCCACTGTTAGTGCCTGTTAGTTCTTCTGATGGCTATATATAACACACTGCCTTTCTGGTATCTTGAAGCCCAACATGTTTTACCTGGCATAAACTTTAATGAACTGGATATAACAAGTGAGGATGTGAATGTTGCTTACTGAGTTCTTTTCAGCTTAGATTCCATGTAAGAATGCTTAAGAACGGTGTATGTTGTAATCTCCTCTCTAATCCACTCTGCTTCTAGTGAGTGTGACATTTCCCATAGTATTACACGAGTCTGGAATCGGGGATCAGGTCTCTCTTTTCTGAATATCTGCTTGGTTTCCTTCCACAGTGCCCCATGCTGCTCATGCTCAGAGTGTGTGCTCCTTCAAGAAAGGTGTGGGGTTACATGACTGACACATGCCCAGCACTTCATTATCCATCATCTACCACAATTTATGTGATCTCCCTGCCACCTTcgctgtttttgctgcaactggGTTGACTCAGTTAACTCTCAGGAAATTTGTGCAATGACTATATAGGACATCCTCAATGTGAGGCAGTGTGCTTCTGAACACCAGTTTCTAGAGGCAAAGGGGTGTGGAAATCAGCAACTGTCCTCTTGCTCTGCTGGTGCACTTCCAGAAGGTAGCCACTGAGGGAAACAGTAATCTGGAGCAGATAAGCCTTAGAAATCAACTATTGCTCACTTCAAATGTTTAACGCTCAAGTACTTTGCTATACAGTATACATAGCTGTGTATGACAATTCTCTGCATACAACAGGTTGTAAGAGCCTACCTTGTACATAAGCTACACATAAACAAGCAAGGACAACAATATAATcttggaactacagagctggaagagaccagccctgtcagggagacacagtgcAGAATCGAATTCACACACCTGCATATATTTGTACAGTATAGGCAGCTGTATTTGAGCTTTACGTGTTCAACCaaccaagcaagcaagtaagtatgAAAATCGGAGGGTACAGCACATTCGGATCTGTGCCCATTTCAAAAGTTGTGCATGTGTCTGGGCCACCTACCAAAGGATGTAGATACGTTTCAGGAGCGCGAATGGGCGAATAAATCTTCAGAGGAGTTAAAGTGAAGAAGGAACGAAGAGAAGGTCTCCTCTTTAAAGAGGATGATTGGAGGACTAGTTATCGAAACAAAACAGGGTTGGAACAGGACGGACCGATGGCTTCCCGCCTTTCTTGGGTATCTCTCTCcatggtggggtgggaggggaaggcTACGTCGCCGGAGGGGAGCGAACCCCCGAAAAAGGCAGGGTCGCCCCTAGCTGACTGCTCTGTGAATGGGATCCTCGCTTGGTGTCTCCTATATACACAGACGCGCAAAGTTGTAAAGCAGCTGTGCGTCCGTAAATCCGGCAGCCCTAGACGCGCGTTCAGACTCACTAGCCGGGCTATTCAACCCCTATTCCACCCTATTCCTCCTGGACGGGGCCGAGCTAAGTTGAATCTCGCCCGGTCCCGGCGGCGCCCGTCCGAGCCTTCGCGTCCCGGCTGCCCTCCGCTTCCCCGCTCACCTTGTACACCTTGCCGAAGGCGCCGTCGCCCAGCTCTCCGACGATCTCCCACACCTCGTTGGGATCCAAGTCGCGGCGCACGTGCTCGTACTCCTTGGATCGCCGCTTCTCGAAGGTGGAGAGGCGCAAGATGCGACGGAAATTAGCGAAGGCCATCGCTTCGCTTGGGCTCGCCCTTCGACTCACCCCACCATCAATCCGTCAGAAGAAGCGAGGAGGCAGCCGGCAGGTCGTCCCTGCAGAAGAGCGGAGGGGGATCGCCCAGATGGGCTGAGGCAGAGAGCTGCCAAGGCGCTAGTCCCTCGCAGTCGACGAGAAAAGGACTCCGAGGGTGAACCCGACCGAGGCAAAGCGCCGCCCCGCCGGTCCCTTGAGAACGAAAGGCGCGGCGAACGAGCCCCGGCGCCCTCGCCTCTGGCGGCTTCCGCCGACAAAGGTTGGTCGCCCTTGCTGAGGCGGCTCTCTCCGGACAGCTGGGGCGGCGGGAGGTGTGCAGGCACCGAGCCGGTTTCGTCCCCGGCAGGGCGAGCTCCGAGTAGCCGCTGGCCCCGAGCGCATGGACCGCGCCGCGCCGCCGGCCCCTTCACCTGCTGGGCCGGAGTGGCGCCAACCGCACCTTCCCCAGGGCGTCCCCCTGGGCAGCCCCGCCCActcacacacaaccccccccccgcaacctcTCCGTCCCTTCTGGCCCCGCCCCGGCCCCGCGGGCAGCCGCGCCGCCGAGTCGCGGCCCAGCTTGCGCGTCGGGTCAGCGCGTCGTGAGAGCGCGCCGCCCGAGCAGCCCGCGCTTCCCCGCAACGTCCTCCAAGCCCACAGATGATTCCTCTTCTAGCACCCCTCGCAAGGGGACAAGGGAGCCGGAGTTTCCGTTTCCGATCTCATTATCCATTGCATTTTTTTCCGgggatttgaggggggggggcgaagagaGAGACGCGCAGGAACGGGGTGGGGATCCACTCCCGGAGCAGCCGGCCTCTGCAGGACACGGGAGGCTTCGCTTTGGAACTCGGGAGTCGAACTCATTGTTGCTGGCGTCGTCTGTCTGGGCGGGGAGAGGGAGATTGTTTAAAAAGCCAGAagcagctgaaggggggggggggggagagaaaagtatCTCCCTGGTGGCGGGAAAAGGAAGAATCGTTGGAAGAGCGACAGGAGAGCGACTGCCCCGGAGCCCTCGCAGCGTGTACGTTCGAGGTATGCGTCGACTCTAGAGCAGACTCTAGAGTTAGGCAAGCAAGGGTTACATCCCTGCCCGACGGAAGAACCGGGCTTGAAAATGATCGTCCTGGTAATAAATGCTTGCGGTAGTATCGACGTCGCGTGTGCTTTTTTCGTATCAGTTTTGCCTCTGACCCAAGCGTGGCTCTGTCAACTAAGGCAAGGCGCCATGCGTCGAATGCAAATGAGCTGAAACGAAACAAACTTCGTGCTCATTTTAAAGCCtcgtgttgtttttgctgcttccACAGAATAAGGCACCTACCCTGCTGGCAATAATGTTTGCCAGCATTAGTGGAATTTGACAGCAGCCATATTCAGCATAATTTTAAACACATAAAGAGCATGCCTTTTAGTTGACTCCAAACAAAGCATAGGTGTCCTGTGACAGGTCATTAAGGTTTCCCTTGGAAACATATCAAAAGGTATCATCAACAAAAGTTAAGTACAGAAGCTTGTAAGGGCTAAAAACACGACTGTGGTGGATGCAGAATCTTTCTTGTGTAGGTTACATATATTGTCCCTTGGCTTCTGTTCTTTTGCTTACTGCACTCTTGAGTATATCTACACTACACGGCCCAATATCTTATTGCTGGTTTGCACATTTATTAGGGAAGCTGCATACATCTTGGCACCAAATGGCTGTTAATTCCTTGGCATGAACCTCATTGCATGTTCAGGAATGCAACTAGAATGcaaatacaaatcaataaaaGGATTCTAGCCAATGCCACAGTGTTTGTTACTACTTGAACTGTTAGAACCATAGGAGTTGCAGTTCTGTGAATTACTACAAATTCCCATCATCTGTTCAGGGGAATGCCTTAGAGAGCTTTTCTAATCTCTCACGAAGCTACAAATCCCGAAGGACGGTATCCTCGGATGGTATCCTCATAATCGGAGTGGTACTGAAAAGCTACTGCTACATCAAGTAGATACTCTCTGTGTCTGCCCTGTGCCTTTCAGTACAATGTCCAGATCTGCTCAGATGGCAATCTCTGTTGTCTGATATGCCACTGGGACAGATCTGACAAAAGCTTGAAACTTTATAATCCTTTAGCTGTCACATGTTGAGCAGCAGGGGGTTCCAGACATCCAGTCAGCCAGCTTGTTTTGGAAatgaaatgtaaataaacaaacaaacagtaatcCATTTCTATCAGAAGAATGCTATAGAAAGGCAACAATCTAGAAGTTTTGGGCTGCTATAAACCCGGCCAATATGGCCACTAGTCAGAACTGTGGCAGGAAATGTTCGGTGGAACACCATTCCCTGGCTCCTTTCTAACAACAGCCATAACTTTACAGCGCAGCATGTGTGAGAAATAGCTGCTTTCTGCAGTGTATGCATGTAGGGGATAATGTAAACTCATAGGGACATCTAGAGGAACTACTTAGAATTACGTAAGATTATTATTTAACTCATTATTTGATTcgacattatttattattaatattacgTGACCCAGTGAATGAAACCATGAGCTTTATTTTGCAAGACtggagcagggctgttaatgacaggccCTTTTAGAGGCTGTTAATTCACAGAGTCCAacatgacagcatataacaataaaTTACATTTAAGAAATTATTAAATCTGCAATTAGAAGATCCATAATAAAATTTTTGAAAACAAATCCCCTtacccattaaaaaaagagagacacttCATAGTTAGAGTAGAAAACTCTGTGGACTTAGTTGAAATATGAATAACAGaacagaatatcaagaaaaaaaacccctctaaaCTTAGGGGAGCTTGTGAGGGTTCAGTATTTACCTCAAGCTTACCAGACACAAATACAGGAGTCTCTTGTTCTTGAAAAACAaaactggggtttattggaatGTCAAAGAAGTATCAACGTTCAACTTGTCATTTGTCTTTTCTCTCGCCGCCAACGGGTCCAACGAGGGCATCCATGTTTCCTGATAAAATGGGTTAAAACTAGGTGCGTACCAAGGTCCCTTGGGGAACGGGTTCACCCGGTACTTTCCCTTCAACGTCTACTTTAATCAAAGGTAATGCCTCTTCGTCTCCCCTCTCCAAGTCTGAGGGGTCGCTCCCCTCAgcataggggtcccagggtccggtAAAGACTTCttccggcgagcctcctccagtcgccatgccttcctttccctttcctcttgttccactttctccttttcctccctcaaacgTCTTCTCCACTTCCTAGCCTctttctcaccccagtatgacggtctggggggggggtaaaccTCTTCTTCTGTAATTTTACCCAGATCCACTGCCATCCCCCTGGTATCTTGTCTCTCTCCTGCTCCACCTCCCCTTGCCCCGCCTCTATCAACGGTCTCTCAGCTACTTCAGTTCCCGCCTTTTCTAGCTGGGTCTGTGTAGCGACAGTCATTCTCATTATCCCATTCCAGGTCTCCTGTGCCTACCCCCTGGTGTCTGACCGCGACGCATGAAGTCCGAGATGCTGTCTGGGTCTCACGTTCTCTTTTAACTGAGGATGACACTCTGGCGAGGACTTCTATTGTCTTGCCTCTGGTCTCACAGAGCTGTAATTCAACTGCAGTGCAATGTTTAGTTTCACACATTGATTTTGGTGGTGTCACAAATAACTGCAAGAGCATTATATCAATAGTATGCAAGAGAAGAATATCTATTCACCTGTGCGTTATCTCCCCTTCCACCTAATCTTTTGTTGCATACAGTACTAGTTTTGAATGAGTGACATCCAGTAGACCCTTTTAATCTTCAGATCATGTTCTGATTCCAAAACTGGAATTCACTTATTGTGATGCAAGCATCACCTTGACAAGCTCCAGAGTTCCATAGCTAAACAGAATTGATTAGCGGCAAAATGAAGCTGAGGCCAAGCTGCTTTATGCATTTCTTGTGTTTAGATAAAATGTACTGCTTATTATCTGTCAGAAATGCTAGAGCACTGGCATACTACTTTAAACTACTTGATGTTCATAAGAGGAATGCTCTGAATGGTAGGTGTAATACAGTAGGTAAAGACCCAAATATGTGAACAACATTCTCTATATAATGTCCCTCGGTGTTCACCCAGTTGAGACGATCAGACTGCAAACctcttagaactgtagaactggaaggaaccctatggatcagccccccccccccccccgtttaccTGTGGAATATCTCATATACCTAGAAAACATTATTAGAGTTGTTAGTTGGAGAcaaattgacagcacacaacCATGACTTGTAAATTGAGACCTTTGTCATGACCatgttctggagaacttgaaagcttgctTTGTAACTTTTTAATGATCCAATACAGCTGTTGCCTAAACCAGAACTTACTTAGCTTGAATACTGGATTCTGTGCTCTTGGGAATGCAGGACTACATCTGAAACCAGAAGTAGTGGAGCATATGGGAGTGTATTTTGTGTATTTCGTAACTCTTTCCATATGTTTTCTTAATTGTATCCTTGATATTTGCACATGGCTGAACTGCTTGAAAACTCACAAGGCCCTCATTAAGGCAAAGCGAAGCCCTGATTTCTTTCCATGTTATACTaaggaaaaaatttaaatttaaattaacgGTGAAGGAAAAGCAGATATTCACACTTGTGTCCAAGAGTACTGGTGTAATGATGTACTTTGCTTTTTGGCCCTTATATAGCAGTGTAACCTATGCTACCTTGATGGGGAGTACACTATTTTAACAATCATCATTGTTGATGAAGAACGActggacaactcagtggtttaggtatctataGAGCTAGGGGTTGGAaattcaactccccactgtgcctcgttgatagaggatggacttgatgatccataaagtccctttcagtgctgcagttctatgattattcTTCTATGACCAACATGCCTATATGTTTAAAAAGTATCAGAAAAATGACATTCAGAAAAATAATTAGATCACTGTTTTAAGATATTTtgatgctaccctgtttccccgaaaataagacctaacctgaaaataggccctagtatgatttttcaggatgctcgtaatataagccctacctcaaaaataagcccgctaagtgaaaccccgccctccaccattgtgcagcaaccagaaaaagatgacatgactgtacatttgaatgaatgtagattgttgtacatgaaaaaacatcccccgaaaataagccctaatgtgttttttggggcaaaaattaatataagaccctgtcttatttttggggaaacatggtaataagAAATATCCAAGCTACCTGATAATGGGTATTTCTTTTTGCATGAATTAGAATATATTAGATATGTACAGTACTACctgaatagggacgtggtggcgctgtgggctaaaccgcagaagcctgtgctacagggtcagaagaccaagcagtcgtaagatcgaatccacgcgacggagtgagcgcccgtcgcttgtcccagctcccgccaacctagcggctcgaaagcatgcaaatgcgagtagatcaatagggaccacctcggtgggaaggtaacagcattccgtgtctaagttgcactggccatgtgaccacgtaagattgtcttcggacaaaaacgctggctctatggcttggaaacggggatgagcattgccccctagagtcgaacacgactggacaaaaattgtcaaggggaacctttacctttaccttacctgaaTAGTTTTGCTCAGTGAATcctattaatgttttttttaattattgaatgGACTAGGCCTAACACCATATTGCTTTCTAGATCTGCAGTTTTATCATTTTCTTCGCTATGTAACTAATCTGACCAAGTCCCAGATCATGTTGGTGTTTGACTTGCTGGATtgggaaggaaaaggggagatTGGATTTGATGAGTTCTATATGCTTGCCTGCATCATTATGGCTCACGAGGTAAGTAAATTCAGACTTTGGGAGGGGAGGCGGAAGAGAAATGTTATCATAGGCTCCATCCAACTTCACGGAGCTAGATTTCTACTTATGCAACAATGCTACATTTTGCTCTTTTCCCCAAGTGACTCATGTGTTTGGAGGCCACCAGGCTGCTATATACTGAGTATCCAGAGTGCAACATCTTTCAGAGGGCCTAGGTACTCAGAATGGAAGGTTCTCCCCTACCCCGTTCTCAGAGTACTGGATCTTTCCCAGTCTTGCCCACTCCTCCTCAATGTTGCAGAGTATCTAGGCACATAGATATGTTAATAGCTTCACAGAGGTGCATGAATGAAAAGGCcctttaggtcagtggtccccaacctttttggggctgccgACTGGCTGGGGGGAGCAAGCTCCATGCACGGGGAGGCACGGTGGCTCCTCTGCACTCACGCGGTGGGCGTGTTGCAAGCAGGCACAACACGCCCACCGCATGTGTCTGTGGGGGGGAGGTGGAGATCCGTATCCaaggcccagttctggcaagcccacagatcagcaccaggccacagaccggggatTGACGACCCCTGCTTTAAGTCATCAAAAGTATACTTGAtaaacagaaaggggaagaaaacgtTATCATTTGACACAAGTGAGAAAAACCTGAAAGACAAAGCTCTGCTATTAACTTTTGCATTTTTGGAAGTTTGCCAATTTAACATTAAGGACTGAAAAGTTTGAAGGCTAGAAAATTGGCACATCCACACCTAAATATGAAACGTGACTAATGCTATTGAAGAAAGCTGGGGAATTCAAATGATTATCTGGCAGTCTGAATCTTGGGAAACTTGGTCTAATACCACTGTGACTCTTTCCAAACTCCATAAACACTGTGTCAGTTTTGGTGGAAGTGACTCTCCAACAAATTTATCCTTTTCTGGGCAATAATTAGGAAAGAAACTGTAACTATTATGTTGTGAGGGTTTGTCATTATTCAAGCACATTGTGCCAAATCAGACCAATTAGAATAGCTTAGCATTTGGTTTTATTTGAGCCCTCTAAAAACAATGTTTATTCCACCACTGACGTATTCTATTTGGAGTGTTCTTAATCACACTCAGAGTGCCAGAAAATTGACACATATCTgacttcttctgttttctttaaatTGCAAGGTGATAGTACacttgttagattttttttttaaaaaatctgtattgCTCTCCCAACTATAAAAGGAGACACAAATTGCTGGAAtccaaaaaatgaaaacaaaagagacaCTTTCCTTTGTGCAGCAGTCTTAAAGCCATTACTATTAATGATGATTTTGGTAGCCTTTGGACAATCTCCCTTCAATTAAAACCTTCTGTTATCCTGGTCAGGGCAGGCTCAAGCGATGCTTACAACTGCTACAGGGCTCAGTCAGTAGAAAGTTCTGTTTCTGAGATGCCATGCTCATTGAAGAAGTTTATTTTTCTACCGCAGTTCAGAAAAAGGGCCCCACTAATAGTAATTAAAACAAGCATGTTGTTTTAAGGAACATTAGAAGTATCAACCCCATTGTCTAGTTCAGAGTGACATATGGCTTCTTAGAATTTCTTTATGCTCagcaacagtggttcccaaccattgGTCCCGAtatttttttggattgcaactcccaggaatcctggccagcacagcgagtggtggagagttctgggagttttagtccaaggacactTGGGGACCCATAGTTGAGAACCATTACTCAAAAAGATAAATTGGTGCAGGCAGAAAAATCTCATGGACTTCTGATTttaccttcctttccttcttggtACAGAACCACCTTGAAAAGCAGTTCATGTATCGTCATTCTCACGCTGTTTTCGAGTTGCTGGATATCGATGGGGGTCATACTGTTGGTCCAACGGAGTTCCAAGCCACTCGTTTCCTTTTCAATATTAAGAAGAGCGAGCTGAGTCAGATATTCAAGGATTTCGATATTTCTGGTGATGAGGTAACAAAAGCATGGTGGATCGAGGGCCCTCCTTCCCCACCATGTTGTCTAActtaatcttaatcttagaattgcaggtCTGGAAGGGACCAATATATATTTGGCTttcattagttttttaaaaaaacaacctaagaTCACAATTGTTTTTCTTCATAGGCGACAAATGTCATGCACGCCTATCCTTCCTTTTGCATTACTCATCCACATTATAAAAAGATGCATAATCTTTTCTAAGAAGGATGAGAAACCCACAAGTTCTATTGCTGTTGCCTGTCCGTGATCAGATAGGATCAGATAGGCTACTCAGAGCCAGAGAAACTGTAATACGAAGTGAGCTGTGGTTTGCAGACCAGGGGGTTGTTGTACCTACTTCCCCCCGAGCAGGCATGCAGAGAACCGAGCTGTGTTTTGCATGTCTGAAAGCTGTTGCACCAGGACTAACTTACTGAAATATGCACAGAATTGTGCTGTGCTTGGTATTCCAAGTGTGAAAATGTCAAATGGGAGAGGGGAGTTCCATCTGGCCTCGCTCATTTTGTCTGGCCTGCTCCACTGTTGAAATGTAATCTCTGAGGCCCTTCCCAAATAGGAATTCACTCCCCATGCCAAATAAGCTTTCTGACATGGCATTACAGCTCCGTTCATAATTACTCAATATAAAACCTTGCAATGTTAATGTGAGCCCTAGGCAGTTTCCTGAGACCCCTTCATGGCCACCCTTTTGTCAGTTTTGCAGGTCCCTTTTGCCACAGGGTAAACAAACTGCGCCAATCTACCTTGAATTTATTATGTACCTAAGATTCAGGTTTAAGTACAAAAAGTATTGTAGAAATTCCTCTTGTCCATTTTATAGAAGGTTATAGTGTCTGGAAAGTCAAACCTGTCCTGCTACttttagtggggtttttttgcatggCTGGCTGTTGCTTCAATTTACAGACGGCAGAAGAATTTGAAAAGGGGGAGGCAAAACAGTAGTGCAGTGCTTCCcagctttgggtaacccaggtgttcttggactgcaactcccagaaatcccagccaacatagctggtggtgaatgCAAGAATTATAAAAAGCTATGGTGTGGcctatcttgatttcagcaatttttttttttaaacaaggtttCTGATGATATACCTGTTTCCAAGCCGGCAAAATGTGAGCTAGATAGGCTATTGTTTAGTGGATTTGTAGTGGACAGGCCAAATAACGCTCAACAAATGGCTTGTTGTTCTGGAGAAAAGTGAAAAGCCACAGGGCTCTGTCCTAGATCAATTGCTGTTCAACATCTTTACTAATGATCTAGGTAAAGATTAGGGTGCTCTTGTCAACATGCTTGGAGGGGAGCTAATACTTCAGAAGACAGATTCAGGACTCAAAAGAACCTTAGAAGATTAAAGAACTggtacaaaacaaataaaatgagttttgaaaggaaaaagaaagtaaaGTTGCATGtttaagcaggaaaaatcagTGGTGCAAATGTAAGACGGATGACAGTACCTGTGAAAAGAACCTACATATTTTAGCAGACCATGAGCTCAACAGGTTAACAGTGTCAtgtagcagcaaaaacaaaacaaaacaaaaaacccaaatgcaaTACAAGGCTGCTTTGGTCATACCTCACCTAcagcattgtgtccagttctggggaCCATAGTTTAACAAGTTTATCAGCAAACTGGAATATGTGTCTTGGGGAGAGTAGTCATCATGGTAAAAAGTGGAGAAACCAAGTCCAGTGAGGAATGTTTAGGGTAGCTGAGTGTATTCAGCCTGGAAAAGACAGTCAATATGACAGCCATGCTCAAATATCTAAAGAACACGGAAGATAGAGTAAGCTTGCTTTCTGTAGTTCCAGAGGACAAGTACCCAAAGGAATGGATTCTGATTGCAAGAAAGGAGATTTAGCCTAAAGAATAGGAAATACACTGCCTCAGATGGTGACAAATCTCCTTCATTGGAGATTTTAAAAGAGGTTAGATGGCCTCTTGTCAGAGatgtgaatacacacaaaagggttaaatcagcgcctgcgctggacctctcagaattttctagagctaaagagaaaagtaacaaagtttaagttgCCCCTaatagcgcatgctccacccgcctcagccttcagttccattttaccgcTGTCTGGCTAGGAACATCTTGTCAGAGCTTTGACAATTCTCTCGATTAATTATTCGGTATTTTTTGACCATGGACTGTCTTTGGACTTGATTTTTCACTGTTGCCCCGGTTACGGACCGCCTTTGACTACTCACTTGCCTTACGACTGAATTTATTGTTTCCGGACCATTTCCCGCTCATTAGCAGGCCATGTGCCGCTCGTCAGTaaaacttttacttttacttaccTGCCTATGTCCCCATCCGGCCCCTTTAGTCGGTGCATTGTTTGCTCCCTCAAGCTCCCCTTCCACGCCGGACACGATCATTGTCTTTTTTGTCTTGGGGAGGCTCATCAGTCAAGCACCTTAAACATTGCAAAAAGATTACAAAagccgctcttaaggc is a window encoding:
- the EFCAB9 gene encoding EF-hand calcium-binding domain-containing protein 9, whose amino-acid sequence is MKLRPSCFMHFLCLDKMYCLLSVRNARALAYYFKLLDVHKRNALNDLQFYHFLRYVTNLTKSQIMLVFDLLDWEGKGEIGFDEFYMLACIIMAHENHLEKQFMYRHSHAVFELLDIDGGHTVGPTEFQATRFLFNIKKSELSQIFKDFDISGDEQLNYKEFKMFTIFCIDRQQRKAKEKLRRQMAKAAAEAEAEAAAEAEDTENDLSVL